One stretch of Desulforegula conservatrix Mb1Pa DNA includes these proteins:
- a CDS encoding cytochrome c3 family protein gives MKKLIWFSIIIFLIALSMFPLMNLGYKIMVDTSTPAFCASCHEIKPAVEAWRTSSHASNSKGFTASCIDCHLPPPEQTVNFFFSKTKHGIKDFWGHFFGEPYDSTKRREIVYSSMTNENCLKCHQNILYISEKRGAMLAHRSAIFGDNGKGKSCFLCHRNLVHKQKSLFKANN, from the coding sequence ATGAAGAAACTGATCTGGTTTTCCATTATAATATTCTTAATTGCATTGTCGATGTTCCCATTGATGAATCTTGGGTACAAAATCATGGTTGACACTTCAACTCCGGCATTCTGCGCCTCTTGCCATGAAATCAAACCAGCCGTGGAGGCATGGAGAACATCATCCCACGCATCCAACTCCAAGGGATTCACAGCCAGCTGCATAGACTGTCATCTTCCGCCTCCTGAACAGACAGTGAACTTCTTTTTTTCCAAAACAAAACACGGAATCAAGGACTTCTGGGGTCATTTTTTTGGTGAGCCATACGATTCCACCAAGAGGCGAGAAATTGTGTATTCAAGCATGACCAATGAAAACTGCCTTAAATGTCATCAGAACATCCTGTATATTTCTGAAAAAAGAGGTGCAATGCTGGCTCATCGTTCCGCAATTTTTGGGGATAACGGCAAAGGCAAAAGCTGTTTTCTATGCCATCGAAATCTGGTTCATAAACAAAAGAGTCTGTTCAAAGCTAATAATTGA
- a CDS encoding HPP family protein — protein sequence MKGVTKSPPRVSIAEILWSWIGAFLGISLVGIVHYRFFVPSDLVMLIGSFGASAVLVYGAIKSPLAQPRNVIGGHMISALIGVTTLKLIPDPMWLSSGISVATAIAVMHATKTLHPPGGATALIAVTGGEKIKALGFLYVFFPAGAGAMLLLAVALIINNISKSRKYPEFWI from the coding sequence ATGAAAGGCGTAACCAAGAGCCCTCCCAGGGTCAGTATTGCGGAAATATTATGGTCATGGATCGGCGCTTTTCTTGGGATCTCCTTGGTAGGAATCGTTCACTACAGATTTTTCGTGCCATCAGACCTTGTGATGCTCATTGGATCCTTCGGGGCTTCTGCAGTTCTTGTTTACGGAGCAATAAAAAGTCCGCTTGCCCAGCCAAGAAATGTCATTGGCGGTCATATGATTTCAGCATTAATAGGTGTCACGACTCTCAAGCTGATACCAGATCCGATGTGGTTGAGCTCAGGAATTTCAGTTGCGACAGCCATAGCAGTTATGCATGCAACAAAAACCCTCCACCCGCCAGGAGGAGCAACTGCCCTGATTGCAGTCACAGGAGGCGAAAAAATAAAGGCGCTCGGATTTCTATATGTATTTTTTCCTGCCGGCGCAGGAGCCATGCTTCTTTTGGCTGTCGCTCTTATAATAAACAACATCTCGAAAAGCAGGAAATATCCTGAGTTCTGGATATAA
- a CDS encoding CBS domain-containing protein: MPVNHEERIKAPEISDEDVYEAMKEIDGYLDISLSDFRELYLKAYGHAIHRYEHSVKASDIMTREVISVGRDTCLIEVAKLMAKFDVSGVPVVAQDMTIIGVISEKDFLRRMVTSLPQNFMSVISECLGNKGCLSSTINAEKAGDIMAYPAISCHAETPLFRLSALMNIHKINRLPVTDEKNRLVGIISRTDLVRAYTLRTNQ; encoded by the coding sequence ATGCCGGTGAATCACGAAGAAAGAATCAAAGCTCCTGAAATTTCAGACGAAGACGTTTATGAGGCCATGAAGGAAATAGATGGCTATCTTGACATATCTTTATCCGACTTCAGAGAGCTTTATCTTAAAGCTTACGGCCATGCCATACATCGATATGAACATTCTGTTAAGGCAAGTGACATCATGACCAGGGAAGTTATTTCAGTCGGCAGGGACACTTGCCTTATTGAAGTTGCGAAGCTTATGGCAAAATTCGACGTCTCTGGTGTTCCTGTCGTTGCGCAGGACATGACAATCATTGGTGTGATTTCTGAAAAGGATTTTCTGCGCAGAATGGTCACATCTTTGCCTCAAAATTTCATGTCAGTAATTTCAGAATGCCTTGGCAACAAAGGATGCCTATCTTCCACCATAAATGCAGAAAAGGCGGGCGACATCATGGCCTACCCTGCAATAAGCTGTCACGCGGAAACGCCCCTTTTCAGACTGTCTGCGTTGATGAACATCCATAAAATAAACAGGCTTCCTGTGACTGACGAAAAAAACAGGCTTGTGGGAATAATATCAAGGACTGATCTCGTCAGGGCTTATACTTTAAGGACAAATCAATGA
- a CDS encoding VOC family protein produces MNIKMDIQIVNTILYCEKWQETVAFYKNTLKLPETSSLGWFVEFELNRTSRLSIADASKTSVGSSAGKGITITMKVDDIETACAFLRENGLKDATVKEHAWGSKVIYFSDPEGNRLEFWL; encoded by the coding sequence ATGAATATCAAAATGGATATACAAATAGTTAACACAATCCTTTATTGCGAAAAATGGCAGGAAACTGTCGCATTTTACAAGAATACGCTGAAGCTTCCAGAGACCTCTTCACTTGGGTGGTTTGTGGAATTTGAGCTGAACAGGACGTCCAGACTGAGCATAGCCGACGCATCGAAAACATCTGTTGGATCTTCGGCAGGCAAAGGCATCACCATCACTATGAAGGTCGATGACATTGAAACAGCATGCGCCTTTCTAAGGGAAAACGGGCTTAAAGACGCAACCGTCAAAGAGCATGCTTGGGGATCAAAGGTGATTTATTTTTCTGATCCTGAAGGCAACAGACTTGAGTTTTGGTTATAA
- a CDS encoding ferredoxin: MKFKVDQELCIGCGACESTCPEVFELVDEKSSVKINPVPEEFQEKALSAEDGCPAGAISHE, from the coding sequence ATGAAATTCAAGGTTGATCAAGAATTATGTATAGGATGCGGAGCCTGTGAAAGTACATGTCCCGAAGTGTTCGAGCTTGTTGATGAAAAGTCGAGTGTCAAGATTAATCCTGTTCCTGAAGAATTCCAGGAAAAAGCCCTAAGCGCTGAAGATGGCTGCCCGGCAGGCGCCATATCCCATGAGTAA
- a CDS encoding ATP-binding protein, which yields MKTIRKIIEINEDKCDGCGNCVVSCAEGAIQIINGKAKVIKDMFCDGLGACMGSCPQDALKIIEREADPFDEEAVHKHLEDMKKKSEHPKHTGCGCPSSSIMTLKPMAKPEAASNHGTAIAESQLANWPLKIRLVPPNAPYLKNAELLILADCSAAAYANLHRDFIKDKIVLMGCPKFDDSKMHVEKLAQIFAGNGIKSITIARMEVPCCAGMVVLVSEAQKMAKTSIPVSEEIITRNGDRAKAETMQKIMSHGCGCSG from the coding sequence ATGAAAACAATACGCAAAATAATAGAAATAAATGAAGACAAATGCGACGGATGCGGCAACTGCGTGGTTTCATGTGCTGAAGGCGCGATACAGATAATAAACGGCAAAGCAAAGGTTATTAAAGACATGTTCTGTGACGGACTCGGAGCCTGCATGGGCTCATGCCCCCAGGACGCTCTCAAAATCATAGAAAGAGAAGCTGATCCGTTTGATGAAGAAGCAGTACACAAGCATCTTGAGGACATGAAGAAGAAATCAGAGCATCCAAAGCACACAGGATGCGGATGTCCGTCTTCTTCAATCATGACATTAAAGCCTATGGCTAAGCCAGAAGCTGCAAGCAATCATGGCACGGCGATAGCAGAATCCCAACTGGCCAACTGGCCTCTCAAGATAAGACTTGTTCCTCCGAACGCGCCTTATCTGAAAAATGCCGAGCTTCTTATTCTGGCTGACTGCTCTGCTGCTGCATACGCGAATCTGCACAGAGACTTCATAAAAGACAAGATCGTATTAATGGGCTGCCCGAAATTCGATGACAGCAAAATGCACGTAGAAAAACTTGCCCAGATTTTTGCAGGAAATGGCATAAAATCTATTACCATAGCAAGAATGGAAGTACCTTGCTGCGCGGGAATGGTTGTACTTGTGAGTGAAGCCCAGAAAATGGCAAAAACTTCTATCCCTGTTTCAGAGGAAATCATAACAAGAAACGGAGACAGAGCAAAAGCAGAAACAATGCAAAAAATAATGTCCCATGGCTGCGGGTGCTCAGGGTAA
- the hcp gene encoding hydroxylamine reductase: MFCFQCEQTAKGTGCDKIGVCGKTPETAAIQDLLVHTMKGFSLVALEAAKHGAKTPEDDHFACQAIFSTLTNVDFDPERFTKLMQEAETRMAAMKEKITAKGGNTSFPQYKGSYKGLNTAALIAEGEKTSFKAELDANVDITSLRQLLIYGIKGVAAYADHAAILGKTDQAVYDFLYEGMAATLDNTLGVNELVGLVLKCGEINLKAMELLDAGNTGTYGHPVPTSVPLGTKKGKAILVSGHDLKDMYELLKQTEGKGINIYTHGEMLPTHAYPELKKFSHFFGHYGTAWQNQAKEFDEFPGAILMTTNCIQKPKETYKDHIFTTGLVGWPGVEHIASKDFSPVIKKALDMPGFAEDKAGASVMVGFARNTVLGVADKVIEGVKSKAIRHFFLVGGCDGAKPGRNYYTEFVEKVPKDCMILTLACGKFRFFDKQLGDIGGIPRLLDVGQCNDAYSAVQIAVALAGAFECGVNDLPLSFILSWYEQKAVAILLTLLFLGIKDIRLGPSLPAFLSPNVIDVLVKNFNIMPIKTADEDLKAILG; the protein is encoded by the coding sequence ATGTTTTGCTTTCAATGTGAACAGACTGCAAAAGGTACAGGATGCGACAAGATAGGCGTATGCGGAAAAACCCCTGAAACAGCGGCAATTCAGGATCTTCTGGTTCATACAATGAAAGGATTCTCCCTTGTGGCTCTTGAAGCTGCAAAGCACGGCGCAAAGACTCCTGAAGACGATCATTTCGCATGTCAGGCAATTTTTTCAACCCTTACAAACGTTGACTTTGATCCTGAAAGATTCACCAAGCTCATGCAGGAAGCAGAAACCCGCATGGCTGCAATGAAAGAAAAAATTACTGCAAAGGGCGGAAACACAAGTTTCCCGCAGTACAAGGGAAGCTACAAAGGACTTAACACCGCAGCTCTTATTGCTGAAGGCGAAAAAACCAGCTTCAAGGCGGAACTCGACGCAAATGTTGACATCACATCGCTCAGACAGCTTTTGATTTATGGTATCAAGGGAGTTGCAGCATATGCCGACCATGCTGCGATTCTCGGCAAAACAGATCAGGCTGTTTATGATTTCCTCTATGAAGGAATGGCAGCTACCCTTGATAACACCCTTGGTGTTAATGAACTAGTAGGCCTTGTTCTCAAATGCGGCGAAATCAACCTCAAGGCAATGGAACTTCTTGATGCAGGCAACACAGGAACTTACGGGCATCCGGTTCCGACCAGCGTTCCTCTTGGAACAAAAAAAGGCAAGGCCATCCTTGTTTCAGGCCATGATCTTAAAGACATGTATGAGCTTCTTAAGCAGACCGAAGGCAAGGGCATCAACATCTATACCCACGGTGAAATGCTGCCGACCCATGCTTATCCTGAGCTCAAGAAATTCAGCCATTTCTTCGGCCATTACGGAACAGCATGGCAGAATCAGGCAAAGGAGTTCGACGAGTTCCCTGGTGCGATACTCATGACCACAAACTGTATCCAGAAGCCAAAAGAAACTTATAAAGACCATATATTCACAACGGGTCTTGTTGGCTGGCCAGGAGTTGAGCACATTGCAAGCAAGGATTTCAGTCCTGTAATCAAAAAAGCTCTTGATATGCCAGGATTTGCGGAAGACAAGGCAGGCGCGTCCGTAATGGTTGGCTTTGCGAGAAATACGGTTCTTGGCGTTGCAGACAAGGTAATCGAAGGCGTTAAAAGCAAGGCAATCCGCCACTTCTTCCTTGTGGGCGGCTGCGACGGCGCAAAACCTGGCCGCAACTACTACACTGAATTTGTTGAAAAAGTGCCCAAGGACTGCATGATTCTTACCCTTGCATGCGGAAAGTTCAGATTCTTTGACAAGCAGCTTGGCGATATAGGCGGAATCCCGAGACTTCTCGATGTAGGCCAGTGCAACGACGCTTACTCAGCTGTTCAGATAGCGGTTGCCCTTGCTGGAGCATTCGAGTGCGGAGTCAACGATCTGCCGCTGTCCTTCATACTCTCATGGTATGAGCAGAAAGCAGTAGCGATTCTTCTGACCCTGCTCTTCCTCGGAATCAAGGACATAAGACTCGGGCCATCACTTCCTGCATTCTTGAGTCCGAACGTTATTGATGTTCTGGTTAAAAACTTCAACATCATGCCGATCAAGACCGCTGATGAAGACCTTAAGGCAATACTCGGCTAA